From a single Thermococcus sp. LS1 genomic region:
- a CDS encoding ABC transporter permease, with product MSENAATSGRGLTKSGFWIIFETEFRRHLRSRKLKVLFVVTFFPTLIYLISPNATGTGVDAMQKAFQALMLDLVPNYWLGIIGQLLAIILMSDLLASEIDRGTIRLLLARPVRLSEVVTAKFLAGMSSLAVLFGVPYLIIWLYNPVVYGTGIEGLWKGLSDFALILGATLLVLAALGALAMLVSVIVTRPLYASIATFGLVFLLQFLLPQIPYVKNSERYTLGYQTVVLLKSGFDKLNLTDFHGNPAHTALFFGAATVLLLLLAWAVLLRREFPE from the coding sequence ATGAGCGAGAATGCTGCAACAAGCGGGAGGGGATTGACGAAGAGCGGCTTCTGGATTATTTTCGAGACTGAATTCAGGAGGCACCTTCGCTCAAGGAAGCTCAAGGTGCTCTTCGTTGTCACGTTCTTTCCGACACTCATTTACCTAATAAGCCCGAACGCTACTGGAACGGGCGTCGATGCTATGCAGAAAGCATTCCAGGCCCTTATGCTCGACCTCGTACCCAACTACTGGCTCGGAATAATCGGCCAGCTACTCGCGATAATCCTCATGAGCGACCTCCTCGCGAGCGAAATCGACCGGGGCACGATAAGACTACTCCTTGCGCGTCCAGTTCGCTTAAGCGAGGTCGTAACGGCAAAATTCTTGGCAGGGATGAGTTCCCTGGCGGTTCTCTTTGGAGTTCCATACTTAATAATCTGGCTCTACAATCCTGTCGTTTACGGTACAGGAATAGAGGGGCTGTGGAAAGGTCTTTCCGACTTCGCCCTCATCCTAGGGGCGACGCTACTGGTTCTCGCGGCCCTTGGAGCCCTTGCAATGCTGGTTTCTGTCATTGTCACGAGGCCGCTCTACGCTTCCATAGCTACTTTCGGTCTCGTTTTCCTCCTGCAGTTCCTTCTTCCCCAGATACCCTACGTGAAAAACTCTGAGCGCTATACCCTTGGCTATCAGACGGTCGTGCTGCTTAAGTCAGGATTCGATAAGCTTAATCTCACTGATTTCCATGGAAATCCTGCCCATACGGCACTCTTCTTTGGAGCTGCTACCGTTCTTCTCCT
- a CDS encoding ABC transporter ATP-binding protein yields MVTYILETRELTKFFGKRNVVYHLNLKVPKGAVYGFLGPNGAGKTTTIKMLTGALKPTYGEIRIFGLEMPRERVGIMKRVGYMPEKPLAYEDMTIFEFLTYMGRLLGLPRGEAIKQARELMAYTGVGKLAFNKIKELSSGQRQRVSFAASLLGDPEMLILDEPTSNLDPLGRMEFIGKILELAKVGKTIFISSHIVSEIERMCNYVGLIKDGQLIEQGRVRDLVNVESTDYDVIVSDNTKLLEFLKGQVYVREAWKEEGVLRVKLDERFAERFFEEVPAFLAREKLALKLFKPHTSPLERILMKRFNVGWKG; encoded by the coding sequence ATGGTCACCTACATACTCGAGACGCGTGAACTGACCAAGTTCTTCGGCAAAAGAAACGTCGTCTATCATCTTAATCTCAAGGTCCCTAAGGGGGCTGTCTACGGCTTCCTAGGGCCGAACGGCGCCGGAAAGACCACCACCATAAAGATGCTGACCGGTGCGCTCAAGCCGACCTACGGCGAGATAAGGATTTTCGGCCTTGAGATGCCGCGCGAGAGGGTCGGAATAATGAAGCGGGTCGGCTACATGCCCGAGAAGCCCCTGGCTTACGAGGACATGACCATCTTCGAGTTCCTCACCTACATGGGGCGCCTGCTCGGCCTTCCAAGGGGAGAAGCCATTAAGCAGGCCCGTGAGCTGATGGCCTACACCGGAGTTGGTAAACTCGCCTTTAACAAAATCAAGGAGCTATCTAGCGGCCAGAGGCAGCGTGTCAGCTTCGCCGCGTCCCTTCTTGGCGACCCCGAAATGCTCATCCTTGACGAGCCTACCAGCAACCTCGACCCGCTCGGCAGAATGGAGTTCATCGGGAAGATTCTTGAGCTGGCAAAAGTCGGCAAGACGATATTCATTAGCTCACACATAGTTAGTGAGATAGAGAGGATGTGCAACTACGTTGGGCTCATCAAGGACGGTCAACTCATAGAGCAGGGCCGCGTGAGGGATCTGGTGAACGTTGAAAGCACTGACTACGATGTCATCGTCTCGGACAATACCAAGCTCCTTGAATTCCTGAAGGGGCAGGTTTACGTGCGCGAGGCATGGAAGGAGGAAGGGGTTCTCCGGGTGAAGCTCGACGAGCGCTTTGCCGAGCGGTTCTTCGAGGAGGTTCCAGCTTTCCTCGCCCGCGAGAAACTCGCCCTTAAGCTCTTCAAGCCCCACACCAGTCCGCTGGAGAGAATCCTCATGAAGCGCTTCAATGTGGGGTGGAAAGGATGA
- a CDS encoding MBL fold metallo-hydrolase, translated as MIIRNLGLDSSAKIAFQSHAHTDHFVSGEVIFATKATKFLSHLRKGGFYREVEFGETFYLGEYKARLYPAGHMLGSAGIKLWLDTETVFYTGDTKWFKLRTAEKSHFPRADVLIIEATFGVPSFTFPSPREAEKKLVAFVEEALDRGKRPTLYVNQMGKAQEVMKILDVHGYTVKASREIVKVARIYAKFGIEFRNIEGDGDIVLRSYRSPRVENSLSPWELTVSGFGRLKLSNHADFWELMKIVERVKPERIFTVYGFAGEFARILGGLGYEAKALEPNSVLEL; from the coding sequence ATGATAATACGGAACCTCGGCCTCGACAGTTCGGCTAAGATTGCCTTCCAGAGTCATGCGCATACAGATCATTTCGTGAGCGGCGAGGTTATCTTCGCCACCAAAGCGACAAAGTTCCTCAGCCACCTCCGTAAGGGCGGCTTCTATCGCGAGGTCGAGTTTGGAGAGACCTTCTACCTCGGCGAGTACAAAGCCAGGCTCTATCCAGCAGGCCACATGCTCGGCTCGGCGGGAATAAAGCTCTGGCTGGACACAGAGACGGTTTTCTATACCGGCGACACCAAGTGGTTCAAGCTGAGAACCGCCGAAAAGAGCCACTTTCCGAGGGCCGACGTTCTCATAATCGAAGCTACCTTTGGGGTTCCCTCGTTCACGTTCCCATCCCCGCGAGAGGCCGAGAAAAAGCTGGTGGCCTTCGTGGAGGAGGCTTTAGACCGGGGAAAGAGGCCGACCCTCTACGTCAACCAGATGGGAAAGGCCCAGGAGGTCATGAAGATACTCGACGTTCATGGCTATACTGTGAAAGCCTCTAGGGAGATAGTGAAGGTCGCTCGGATTTATGCGAAGTTCGGAATCGAGTTTCGCAACATCGAGGGGGATGGCGATATCGTGCTTCGCTCCTATCGCTCGCCAAGGGTTGAGAACTCTCTTTCACCGTGGGAGCTTACTGTTTCGGGCTTTGGGAGGCTGAAGCTGAGCAATCATGCGGATTTCTGGGAGCTGATGAAGATAGTGGAGAGGGTAAAGCCCGAGAGAATTTTCACAGTCTATGGTTTCGCCGGGGAGTTCGCCCGTATACTGGGGGGTCTGGGTTACGAGGCGAAGGCCCTCGAGCCTAACTCTGTTCTGGAGCTCTAA
- a CDS encoding Hsp20/alpha crystallin family protein: MVWRRDRPYWDPFDIMREIQEEIDAIFRDFMRGPRLWSHREGPAYEELTSEVWREPFVDIFDRGDEFVITAELPGVRKEDIKVRVTEDAVYIEAQVRREKELEREGAIKIERYYSGYRRIIRLPEEVIPEKTRAKYNNGVLEIRIPKKHPTKKEGEGFEVKIE, encoded by the coding sequence GTGGTCTGGAGGAGGGACCGCCCCTACTGGGACCCGTTCGACATAATGAGAGAGATTCAGGAGGAGATTGACGCAATATTCAGGGACTTCATGCGCGGGCCAAGGCTCTGGAGCCATCGCGAGGGGCCAGCTTACGAAGAGCTTACCAGCGAGGTCTGGAGGGAGCCATTCGTTGACATCTTCGACAGGGGCGACGAGTTCGTCATCACCGCTGAGCTTCCAGGAGTCAGAAAGGAGGACATCAAGGTCAGGGTCACCGAAGATGCGGTTTATATCGAGGCCCAGGTCAGGCGCGAGAAGGAGCTTGAGCGCGAGGGAGCCATAAAGATCGAGCGCTACTACAGCGGCTACAGGAGAATCATCAGGCTCCCAGAGGAAGTCATCCCAGAGAAGACCAGGGCCAAGTACAACAACGGCGTCCTTGAAATCAGGATTCCAAAGAAGCACCCGACCAAGAAGGAAGGAGAGGGCTTCGAGGTTAAGATTGAGTGA
- a CDS encoding mechanosensitive ion channel family protein, whose translation MELEKLIYAILIIVIGSLISKIIGISIRKSMNRFNIHDLILDFLEDFVVVVGVMFSIFTALSYLGYQIEGLTISVTAFIGILMGFGLHDMLNNIAAGAWISAVRPFEIGDYVNLKGYKGVVKEINATNIVLIGDDGETVTIPTKLVWNAPIVRFKEKKTKE comes from the coding sequence ATGGAACTCGAAAAGCTGATTTATGCAATCCTCATAATCGTGATTGGCTCTCTAATCTCAAAGATCATAGGAATTAGCATAAGGAAATCCATGAACAGGTTTAACATCCACGACCTCATCCTCGACTTCCTCGAGGACTTTGTCGTCGTTGTAGGAGTCATGTTCTCAATCTTTACAGCTTTAAGTTACTTGGGCTACCAGATTGAGGGCCTGACGATAAGCGTGACCGCCTTCATCGGCATCCTCATGGGCTTTGGACTGCACGACATGCTGAACAACATAGCCGCAGGGGCTTGGATATCGGCAGTGAGGCCCTTCGAGATAGGTGACTACGTGAACCTAAAGGGCTACAAGGGCGTCGTTAAGGAGATAAACGCCACGAACATCGTTCTAATTGGGGACGACGGAGAGACCGTCACCATCCCCACCAAGCTCGTCTGGAACGCGCCCATTGTGAGGTTCAAGGAAAAGAAAACCAAAGAATGA